In Candidatus Poribacteria bacterium, a single window of DNA contains:
- a CDS encoding serine hydrolase produces MFRYIRTLYPFLICCSVALLFPIGSAVAGEYWSVPSKIRGTIDSPLEATFELYIKNKRNRRVLSTTDRTSFVVYDISKNKKLVSINEDRQMMAASLIKNFVMLAYFHEVKHGRQAHTNTNRGHLRAMIQVSSNLSTNYFIRLLGGPARVDRILRSNYPYFKQTRIVEYIPAGGRTYRNMTSARDISTFFLRLWHGRLPYSQKMKWYFKLKNGDYIFKKTYIPSWVAVYNKTGTVYGLVGDGGILVLRDPQGKSRPYVFVGLMEDRTKTTYRNRWQSFANWRNQRTFILRRLSERAYKYIYENHYGGRLVRR; encoded by the coding sequence ATGTTTAGATACATACGAACATTATACCCTTTCCTCATCTGTTGTAGTGTCGCGCTCCTATTTCCGATAGGTAGCGCGGTAGCGGGAGAATATTGGAGTGTCCCAAGTAAAATCCGAGGAACGATCGATTCACCTTTGGAGGCGACTTTTGAACTCTATATCAAAAACAAGCGGAATCGTCGCGTCCTTTCAACAACCGATCGGACGAGTTTCGTCGTCTACGATATCTCAAAAAATAAAAAACTGGTGTCCATCAACGAAGATCGGCAGATGATGGCAGCTTCTCTGATTAAGAACTTCGTTATGCTTGCCTACTTTCATGAAGTTAAACACGGACGCCAAGCACACACGAATACAAATCGGGGACACCTGAGAGCGATGATCCAGGTGAGCTCAAACCTATCAACCAACTACTTTATTCGGTTACTCGGTGGACCCGCACGCGTGGACCGGATACTACGCTCCAATTATCCCTATTTTAAACAGACCCGGATTGTCGAATACATACCCGCCGGCGGACGGACTTACAGAAATATGACCTCCGCTCGTGATATCAGCACGTTCTTTTTGCGGTTATGGCACGGGCGACTCCCGTATTCCCAGAAAATGAAGTGGTATTTCAAACTCAAAAACGGAGATTATATCTTTAAAAAAACCTACATCCCATCATGGGTGGCGGTTTATAACAAAACCGGCACTGTCTACGGGTTGGTAGGAGACGGCGGCATATTGGTGCTCCGAGACCCACAAGGAAAATCGAGACCTTATGTTTTTGTTGGGCTCATGGAGGACAGAACCAAAACAACCTACAGAAACCGCTGGCAGTCCTTTGCGAATTGGAGAAATCAGCGCACCTTTATTTTGCGACGGCTCTCAGAACGCGCCTATAAGTACATCTATGAAAACCACTACGGCGGTAGACTCGTCCGTCGCTAA
- a CDS encoding PQQ-binding-like beta-propeller repeat protein, producing MENTPKSIRWWPLWVVVGLAILGTLVTWIFDAGHRQDRILLTTTIVIGTVILGILWLLFLSEMRWRLKSVVLAALVLIGFLGTNLLEFKGFSGDLVPIFEWRWQERQTTFLSRSEIASNSQISATDYPQFLGQNRNGVISTTQLNLDWENSPPQLVWRRPVGAGWSGFAIAGNSAITQEQENDMEKVVSYELYTGDVKWSHQDYARYDTPPAGLGPRATPTISGNRVYTVGSTGILNCLDLETGEQLWTTNIFEEHDAEAPPWGVSISPLVFGELVVVSAGGAVAYHRETGEVVWIGYRTQSGYSSPFLTTLAGVEQIVLFNQGLVTAHEPLSGELLWQQPWPTAVECVSQPVPLPDDKLLVSSGYGVGAKLFQISRNPTREFNVSTIWETIYLKAKFTNIVYHEGYLYGLDDGIFACINPADGTRQWKRGRYGHGQTLLISEVLLVLTESGEVVLVDTNPNEHIEHARFAPLKGRTWNTPALAGDYLLVRNDREAACYQLPTLNTDINSSTE from the coding sequence GTGGAAAACACTCCAAAATCGATCCGCTGGTGGCCTCTCTGGGTTGTCGTTGGTTTAGCCATTTTAGGCACGCTGGTGACATGGATTTTTGACGCGGGTCATCGTCAAGACAGGATTCTCTTAACCACCACAATTGTCATCGGCACAGTCATTTTGGGCATATTATGGTTGTTATTTCTCTCTGAAATGAGATGGCGCCTGAAATCCGTTGTGCTTGCGGCGCTCGTTTTGATCGGTTTTCTCGGGACCAACCTATTGGAGTTCAAAGGATTCAGCGGCGACCTTGTCCCGATATTTGAATGGCGTTGGCAAGAGCGACAAACGACCTTCCTATCGCGTTCTGAAATCGCGTCGAATTCCCAAATATCCGCAACCGACTATCCACAATTCCTCGGACAGAACCGAAACGGAGTCATATCTACGACGCAGTTAAACCTGGATTGGGAAAACTCTCCACCGCAGTTAGTATGGCGGCGACCTGTCGGCGCGGGTTGGTCAGGTTTCGCAATCGCCGGCAATTCCGCAATCACACAAGAACAGGAAAACGATATGGAGAAAGTGGTCTCCTATGAACTATACACGGGCGACGTAAAGTGGAGTCATCAAGATTACGCCAGATACGACACCCCCCCCGCTGGACTCGGACCGCGAGCAACCCCCACGATTTCAGGAAATAGGGTTTACACCGTGGGTTCAACAGGGATCCTTAACTGCCTCGACCTTGAGACGGGAGAACAACTCTGGACAACGAACATCTTTGAAGAACACGATGCAGAAGCACCCCCTTGGGGCGTAAGTATTTCGCCACTTGTTTTCGGAGAACTCGTTGTCGTCAGTGCTGGCGGTGCGGTTGCCTATCATAGAGAGACTGGCGAAGTCGTTTGGATAGGCTACAGAACTCAGAGCGGGTACAGCTCCCCCTTCCTCACGACGTTAGCGGGTGTCGAACAGATTGTGCTTTTTAATCAAGGACTCGTTACCGCGCATGAACCCTTGAGCGGTGAACTCTTATGGCAGCAACCGTGGCCCACCGCCGTCGAATGTGTTTCGCAGCCGGTCCCGCTACCTGATGATAAACTCCTCGTCTCAAGCGGTTACGGGGTCGGTGCTAAATTATTTCAAATTTCTCGTAACCCAACCCGTGAATTCAACGTATCTACTATATGGGAGACTATATATCTAAAAGCCAAATTCACCAACATAGTTTATCACGAAGGCTACCTGTATGGGTTAGACGATGGGATTTTTGCCTGTATAAACCCAGCCGATGGCACACGTCAATGGAAACGCGGTAGATACGGACACGGGCAGACGCTTCTGATCTCCGAAGTTCTCCTCGTTTTGACCGAATCCGGCGAAGTTGTACTCGTAGACACGAATCCGAACGAGCATATAGAACACGCACGTTTCGCGCCACTTAAGGGTAGAACTTGGAACACACCCGCTCTCGCGGGGGATTACCTCCTCGTCCGAAACGATCGTGAGGCGGCGTGTTATCAACTACCGACTCTGAATACGGATATTAATTCCAGCACTGAGTAA
- a CDS encoding SDR family oxidoreductase, translating into MRFENKVAFVTGGGGPLGIGRAACLAFAREGASVVVAGGRRAAAVAAEIRAEGGKAIAVPLDVTLPEEVQEAIEIAVKTFKRIDILFNNAGILGRQPLFEVTPDHFDRVMAVNVKGCLLCAQAVAEVMIQQGIRGRIINNSSIFAEESHVGVLSYCVSKAALNRLTRSLALELRPHGITVNAVAPGGGAPTGMNASRNLPEDDTLPDLPPASPDLPPLERGATVWDYIGAVLFLASDEAAYISGDIMTVDGGAVSRR; encoded by the coding sequence ATGCGTTTTGAGAACAAGGTTGCATTCGTAACAGGGGGCGGTGGACCCTTAGGTATTGGGAGAGCGGCGTGTTTGGCGTTCGCCCGTGAAGGGGCATCTGTCGTGGTCGCCGGGGGTAGAAGGGCAGCGGCTGTAGCCGCCGAGATCCGCGCCGAGGGTGGAAAGGCTATTGCTGTTCCGTTAGATGTCACCCTGCCGGAAGAGGTCCAGGAAGCCATAGAGATCGCCGTGAAGACATTTAAACGGATTGATATTCTCTTCAATAACGCCGGGATTCTCGGTAGGCAGCCCTTGTTTGAAGTGACACCAGACCACTTTGACAGGGTCATGGCGGTGAACGTGAAGGGATGCCTGCTCTGTGCACAGGCGGTCGCTGAGGTGATGATTCAGCAGGGCATCCGAGGGCGCATTATTAACAACTCCTCTATTTTTGCCGAGGAATCTCACGTGGGGGTTTTGAGTTATTGTGTAAGTAAAGCTGCGCTGAATCGACTCACACGGAGCCTCGCACTCGAACTCCGTCCGCACGGTATCACCGTAAATGCCGTTGCACCGGGAGGCGGGGCACCCACCGGTATGAACGCTTCACGGAATCTTCCTGAAGATGACACGCTCCCGGATTTACCACCCGCTTCACCCGACCTGCCGCCGCTTGAACGCGGGGCAACCGTCTGGGACTATATCGGGGCAGTGTTGTTTCTTGCCTCTGATGAAGCCGCCTATATCAGTGGCGATATTATGACTGTTGACGGGGGAGCTGTTTCGCGTCGATGA